The segment TATCCATGGATATGGCAGGTACGAAGCGGCAGACGATTTCGGCAAGTCTCCGCCGCCTTCGCGGCTCCACCCCCCCTTCCCCTCCAACCTCAAACCTGAACCCCGAACCCTCAGATACTCACCTCCGCCCGGCAGTTTTCGGTCTCGGCAAGAACGACCCGCACCAACCGAACACCCGTGCCCGCGAGTTGCTCCGGCCCGACGACGTCCAGCAAGTACCGGGCCAGGTTCTCCGCCGTCGGGTTGACCTCCATCACAAAGAGCTTCTGCCCCGAGACCAGAGCCATCGCATCAAGCACCTCCCGGTCGTCTTTGCTACAGATGAACCCGTGGTCCCAATGTTGGTCGATCCAGCCGCCGAGTCGATCTCTTAGTACGCTGAAGTCCATCACCCGGCCGAGGCTGTCGAGCTGCTCGGCAGTGGCGTGGAACTCGACCGTGTAGTTGTGCCCGTGAACATGGGCGCACTTGCCCTCATGTTGCCGCAGGCGGTGACCGGCGCTGAATTGAATGGTGCGAACGATCGTGGTCATGACGGTCGGTGCCGGTTGTCTCCTCGCTCGGCGGTGGCGGTGACGCGGATGCCGCCGCGGGGGTTGAATTGCCCCCTCACCCGCAGCCACAACGGCCGGATCTGCTCGAAGAGGTCGGAGGCGATCCTGTCAACCAGGCTCTCGTTGAACCCCGGCTCGCTGCGATACTTCCACAGGTATAGCTTGAGCGACTTGGTCTCGACCAGAAATCGCCCGGGTACATACTCGATGATGATTTGCCCGAAGTCCGGCTGACCGGTCACCGGGCACAGCGACGTGAACTCCGAGCACTCCAGGCGCACGGTCATCGGCTGGCCGGACCATTCGATCAGGTCCACCTTCTCCGTCGGCTGGTTCGACGGTTTCCCCAGATGGTGCAGTCCGTCCATCCTCGTGCTCCTGCCGGTCGCCCAAACCCGGCTAACCTATTGTCCGCGATACACCGTCCGATCTGCAATACCGGCTTTCTGGAACGCTTCCCGCCGTTCCACGCATG is part of the Phycisphaerae bacterium genome and harbors:
- a CDS encoding 6-carboxytetrahydropterin synthase, which produces MTTIVRTIQFSAGHRLRQHEGKCAHVHGHNYTVEFHATAEQLDSLGRVMDFSVLRDRLGGWIDQHWDHGFICSKDDREVLDAMALVSGQKLFVMEVNPTAENLARYLLDVVGPEQLAGTGVRLVRVVLAETENCRAEVSI
- the queF gene encoding preQ(1) synthase → MDGLHHLGKPSNQPTEKVDLIEWSGQPMTVRLECSEFTSLCPVTGQPDFGQIIIEYVPGRFLVETKSLKLYLWKYRSEPGFNESLVDRIASDLFEQIRPLWLRVRGQFNPRGGIRVTATAERGDNRHRPS